One window of Magallana gigas chromosome 2, xbMagGiga1.1, whole genome shotgun sequence genomic DNA carries:
- the LOC105348828 gene encoding apoptosis-inducing factor 1, mitochondrial, which yields MHRLVPSSRLFSRSITSLQPKIKHNNCTYDHLCVRCLSNQSNQQGNHHEWSSRHTAYASVAAASLVSLYFLVKSLKRDENRWSCYRSAYCQKKHVVPGAIPEAKASTLSKDKNKTTESEQTDKESSDTELPFYKYLIVGAGTSSVSAYRAIKARDPKAKILIIGEEPDVPYERPPLSKELWYVDPAVAKEYKIGKSKRDSIFYEPRPFYLSPKALQEAENGGVGLISGKKVVKLDGQKKKVWLNDGTEILYDKCLLATGGRPKNHPVMETAEKDVQDRTILFRNTSDFTRLHEAVEKSKSVAIIGGGFLGSELACALGFKGLKTYQIIQEKGNLGTVLPEYLSKHTTEKVQESGVDVLTSLTVTEAQYNNNQVELTLSDGRKISVDKVVVCVGLEPNVDLAKTSNLELDEKHGGFRVNAELEAMSGLWVAGDVSCFYDIKLGRRRIEHHNHAWVSGKLAGENMTGASKMYRYQSIFWSDLEPYVSFQAIGIIDSNLETYSVFEKPPEKKKQRKKKTKESNLEIAKKTTEESLGTNQEVSKDTGSEEEKPKEEFNKGVIFYLRGGSIVGILLWNITGKIYRARQVISDGCRDEDLYEVAKLFFAPRKRRTED from the exons ATGCACCGGCTCGTTCCGTCAAGTAGATTGTTTTCAAGAAGTATAACCTCATTACAacctaaaataaaacacaataacT GTACTTACGATCATTTGTGTGTAAGATGTTTGTCAAATCAGTCCAATCAACAAGGAAACCACCATGAATGGTCATCACGACACACAGCATATGCTTCTGTGGCCGCAGCTTCCTTAGTATCACTTTATTTT ctGGTTAAATCCCTAAAGAGAGATGAGAATAGGTGGTCATGCTACAGATCCGCTTACTGTCAAAAAAAGCATGTTGTCCCTGGAGCTATTCCAGAAGCGAAGGCATCCACCTTATCAAAGGATAAGAACAAAACCACCGAATCAGAACAAA CTGATAAAGAATCATCTGATACTGAGCTACCATTTTATAAGTACCTCATAGTGGGAGCAGGGACATCCTCAGTATCAGCTTATAGAGCAATCAAAGCCAGGGACCCCAAGGCAAAG ATTTTAATAATTGGAGAAGAACCTGATGTTCCCTATGAGCGCCCACCTTTATCTAAAGAGCTGTGGTATGTTGATCCGGCTGTGGCCAAGGAATACAAAATTGGGAAATCAAAGAGAGACAG CATTTTCTATGAACCACGGCCATTTTATTTGAGCCCAAAGGCATTACAAGAGGCAGAAAATGGTGGAGTTGGCTTGATTTCTGGTAAAAAG GTTGTAAAACTTGATGGTCAGAAGAAGAAGGTGTGGTTAAATGATGGCACAGAAATTCTCTATGACAAATGTCTGTTGGCCACAG GAGGTCGTCCAAAGAACCACCCTGTGATGGAGACAGCAGAAAAAGACGTTCAAGATCGCACCATTCTCTTCAGAAAT ACATCAGACTTTACTCGGCTCCATGAAGCGGTGGAAAAGTCCAAGTCAGTGGCCATCATCGGTGGGGGGTTTCTAGGCAGCGAGCTGGCCTGTGCCCTGGGGTTCAAAG gATTAAAAACTTACCAAATTATTCAGGAGAAAG gGAATCTTGGCACTGTTCTTCCTGAGTATCTGAGTAAACACACAACAGAAAAAGTTCAAGAAA GTGGGGTAGATGTGCTAACATCTCTAACAGTCACAGAGGCTCAGTATAACAACAACCAGGTGGAACTAACACTCAGTGATGGCAGAAAG ATTTCAGTGGATAAAGTTGTGGTGTGTGTGGGTTTAGAGCCAAATGTAGATTTAGCCAAGACATCCAATTTAGAATTGGATGAGAAACATGGGGGATTCCGTGTTAATGCTGAACTGGAGGCAATGTCTGGACTGTGGGTG GCAGGTGACGTCTCTTGTTTTTATGACATTAAACTTGGTCGCCGAAGAATTGAGCATCACAACCATGCCTGGGTCAGCGGTAAATTAGCAGGAGAAAACATGACCGGGGCCTCCAAAATGTATCGATACCAGTCGATTTTCTG GTCAGATCTAGAACCCTATGTATCATTCCAAGCCATCGGTATAATAGACTCTAACTTGGAAACTTATTCAGTTTTTGAAAAACCTCCAGAGAAGAAAAAGCAGAGAAAGAAA AAAACAAAGGAAAGCAATTTAGAAATTGCCAAGAAAACGACAGAAGAATCACTAGGAACAAATCAGGAAGTCAGTAAAGATACTGGCTCTGAAGAAGAGAAGCCAAAAGAGGAGTTTAACAAAGGCGTGATCTTTTACTTAAGGGGTGGATCCATTGTGGGCATTTTACTCTGGAATATAACAGGAAAAATATATAGAGCCAGACAG GTAATCAGCGATGGATGTCGAGATGAAGATTTGTATGAAGTAGCCAAGCTGTTCTTTGCTCCAAGGAAACGGAGGACTGAGGACTAA
- the LOC105348830 gene encoding vacuolar protein-sorting-associated protein 36, producing the protein MDRLEWSDTNLVPGEEQVNLQPGIAVYDGQDKTCFENGVLTLTTHRVIWKDNRDRTRVLALQHSLVVYIEEQPSGFAKSAKIAVHVSAPGPSKKPGPVTQSRYDYIRFSFREAGEGQFFRDYNEQLQQKKWEHVIPQRKPGASRHRAGIMGIERTIQQTHANTDKNISQAFQDLTKLMEKAKEMVAISKSIATKIKDKQGDVTDDETIKFKSYLLSMGIPNPVTRDTHGSGDKYYTELARQLSSVLEKPLKECGGIMTLTDVYCRVNRARGMELLSPEDLLNACEMFELLRLPVRLKTFDSGVMVLQLQSHDEDQVIHLTTQLVEDKGSITAEDLSKEVGVSVILAKERLLLTEKVGGICRDECVEGLRFYPNLFLTNVT; encoded by the exons ATGGATCGTCTTGAGTGGAGTGACACAAATCTTGTTCCTGGAGAGGAACAAGTAAATTTACAACCAGGAATTGCAGTATATGACGGACAAGATAAG acCTGCTTTGAAAATGGAGTACTAACACTTACCACTCACAGAGTGATATGGAAAGATAATAGAGACAGG ACAAGAGTTTTAGCCTTGCAACATAGTTTAGTTGTGTATATTGAAGAGCAGCCATCAGGGTTTGCCAAAAG TGCAAAGATTGCAGTACATGTGTCAGCCCCTGGACCCAGTAAGAAGCCTGGGCCAGTGACCCAGAGTCGCTATGACTACATCCGATTTTCCTTCAGAGAAGCAGGGGAAGGACAG TTTTTCAGAGATTATAACGAACAACTACAACAGAAAAAATGGGAGCATGTTATACCTCAAAGGAAACCAGGT gcaTCTCGACACAGAGCTGGTATTATGGGCATTGAACGAACCATTCAACAAACACACGCTAACACAGACAAAAACATTTCTCAAGCGTTTCAAGATCTAACAAAACTGATGGAAAAG GCCAAAGAAATGGTAGCAATTTCCAAATCTATAGCAACGAAGATCAAAGATAAGCAAGGAGATGTTACAGATGATGAG ACAATAAAATTCAAGTCCTACTTGCTGAGTATGGGTATTCCTAACCCGGTCACCAGGGACACGCATGGGTCAGGAGACAAGTACTACACAGAGCTGGCCCGGCAGCTGTCCAGTGTCCTAGAAAAACCCCTCAAG GAATGTGGTGGTATAATGACACTAACTGATGTGTACTGTCGAGTTAACAGGGCACGGGGAATGGAG TTATTATCTCCAGAGGATTTACTGAATGCATGTGAAATGTTTGAACTTCTACGACTCCCTGTCAG ACTGAAGACATTTGACAGTGGTGTGATGGTGTTACAGCTACAGAGTCACGATGAAGACCAAGTCATCCACCTTACCACTCAACTG GTGGAAGACAAGGGTTCCATAACTGCTGAAGACTTGTCCAAAGAAGTGGGCGTGTCTGTAATTTTGGCAAAAGAAAG GTTACTTCTGACAGAGAAGGTCGGAGGGATCTGCAGAGACGAGTGTGTGGAAGGACTGAGATTTTATCCCAATCTGTTCTTGACCAACGTCACCTGA
- the LOC105348829 gene encoding uncharacterized protein — MLTKSNLLFNVSRNVIQKRFGHAPTPAEAKELAKKYGMTMDNLPVRAGNFKEMNAAHQAKNTRYMLLSSLGLVVVLYYAWHKRVFTTHQMFRYPKNMYEK; from the exons ATGTTGACCAAATCAAACCTTCTCTTTAATGTTTCaa GAAATGTTATTCAGAAAAGATTCGGACATGCTCCGACTCCAGCTGAAGCCAAAGAATTGGCCAAGAAATATGGGATGACCATGGATAACCTCCCTGTTCGTGCTGGAAATTTCAAGGAGATGAACGCAGCCCACCAAGCAAAGAACACTCGTTACATGCTGTTATCAAGTCTAGGACTGGTGGTGGTTCTGTACTAT GCCTGGCACAAAAGAGTGTTTACAACTCATCAAATGTTCCGCTATCCCAAGAATATGTAcgaaaaataa
- the LOC105344793 gene encoding leucine-rich repeat-containing protein 74B, producing the protein MTVPREHSQVFITNRGRHITALSQLPENQQPESETSPIDTDGESCFLDTPTPEAFDVVTLSTSQSTYVKACKMLSITPSTFCFRCLNEISLVIPHHGIGPNGAKAVAIALVNNSTVSSLDLSSNGLGSAGLFYVLEMLQSNKIISDINLAGNDLGSRGARLISDSLRKNRTITKLNISGNSFSERDATHMAKLISRNKALKELILSHNTFREQGGVILGKALESNSVLKTLDLSWNHLRLLGAVAICWSVAENTCLTSLDLSWNGFGMEGCHEMGKSLLRNRTLTHLDLSANRVSFDAFRQLLRGVVHNKVLKVLKVGVNPITTDGAFAILQSIAVSDSSLEEIDLKDVSVDMDFVDLLEQIQKRRHLVCVYGNTLRHDETKKGNVARVLDTDDPVTVLFEYMKQKNLRLIDLLHNLDRDHSYTITRDEFQQGLANIDLPLSGRSLDILMKKLDTNRDGYVDYEELSARHKEHMRKVTKLRLQADLGPNHYKGYDKLEQLREAVRLKISLNMTRQRTETS; encoded by the exons ATGACGGTACCCCGGGAGCATTCTCAGGTCTTCATCACGAACAGGGGCCGACATATCACCGCTTTGTCACAGCTACCCGAAAACCAGCAGCCCGAGAGTGAAACCTCTCCCATAGATACAG ATGGAGAGTCGTGTTTTCTCGATACCCCAACACCGGAAGCGTTCGATGTCGTCACACTGTCTACGAGTCAGAGCACTTACGTTAAAGCCTGCAAGATGCTGAGCATCACGCCCTCTACATTTTGCTTCAGATGTTTGAACGAAATCTCCCTAGTTATTCCCCACCACGGAATCGGGCCCAATGGTGCTAAAGCTGTCGCTATTGCTCTTGTG aaCAATTCGACCGTGTCCTCCCTGGATTTGTCCAGCAATGGTTTGGGGAGTGCGGGGTTATTCTACGTACTGGAGATGTTACAGTCCAACAAAATCATATCCGACATT AATTTGGCGGGAAATGACCTGGGATCTAGAGGCGCGAGATTGATATCGGACTCGCTCAGGAAAAACAGAACGATAACAAAACTCAACATTTCTG gaaaCAGTTTTTCGGAAAGAGATGCAACTCATATGGCAAAACTTATCTCG AGGAACAAGGCTCTGAAAGAATTGATTCTTAGCCACAATACATTCCGGGAGCAAGGGGGTGTGATCCTTGGAAAAGCCCTCG AGTCAAACAGTGTATTAAAGACCCTGGATCTAAGTTGGAATCACCTTCGTCTATTAGGGGCCGTGGCCATTTGTTGGAGCGTTGCG GAGAACACCTGTTTGACGTCACTGGACCTCTCGTGGAACGGATTTGGAATGGAGGGTTGCCATGAAATGGGCAAGTCTCTCCTGCGCAATCGGACGCTGACGCATCTGGATTTAAGCGCCAACCGCGTGTCCTTTGACGCGTTTAGACAGCTTCTGAGAGGCGTGGTGCACAACAAAGTCCTCAAAGTTCTAAAG GTTGGAGTCAATCCAATCACGACTGACGGGGCGTTCGCAATTCTACAGTCTATTGCTGTATCGGATTCATCGTTGGAAGAAATTGATTTAAAG GACGTGTCAGTTGACATGGATTTCGTAGATCTACTGGAACAAATTCAGAAGAGACGACATCTCGTCTGCGTTTACGGCAATACGTTACGTCACGACGAGACCAAAAAAGGAAACGTCGCGCGCGTGCTGGACACGGATGACCCGGTCACGGTGTTGTTTGAGTACATGAAGCAGAAGAACCTCCGACTGATAGATCTCCTACATAACCTAGACAGAGATCACAGTTATACGATCACACGGGACGAGTTCCAGCAAGGATTGGCT AACATCGATTTACCACTGAGCGGTCGGTCCCTGGACATCTTGATGAAGAAACTGGACACCAACCGGGATGGATATGTAGACTACGA GGAGCTCTCGGCTCGGCACAAGGAACACATGAGAAAGGTGACCAAGCTTCGACTACAGGCGGACCTGGGTCCGAATCACTACAAAGGCTACGACAAACTGGAACAGCTGAGGGAGGCCGTGCGTCTGAAGATCTCGCTCAACATGACGCGCCAGAGAACGGAGACTTCATAA